A stretch of Pseudorhodobacter turbinis DNA encodes these proteins:
- a CDS encoding SDR family oxidoreductase, whose amino-acid sequence MDLGIGGKRALVLGASRGLGMAIAQSLAAEGVTVFAAARSHDKIADWAKGMENVHPLQLDLSKLDEVDQAVDGLLADGGVDIIVNNSGGPPPGTAEKTERGVWLANFEAMAANLFHLNTRLLPMMKERRWGRIISITSSGVEQPIPNLAVSNGVRAAVVGWSKTLANEVASDGITVNVVMPGRIHTQRVDELDGAAAKRTGAEVEEVAAKSRATIPVGRYGKPQEFADVVTFLASERAAYVTGSRVRIDGGAIKSV is encoded by the coding sequence ATGGATCTTGGTATTGGTGGAAAGCGCGCGCTTGTCTTGGGTGCGAGCCGTGGGCTTGGAATGGCGATTGCGCAATCATTGGCCGCAGAAGGCGTGACCGTTTTTGCAGCCGCCCGCAGTCATGACAAGATTGCTGACTGGGCAAAAGGGATGGAAAATGTACACCCCCTGCAACTGGATCTGAGCAAGCTTGATGAAGTTGATCAAGCCGTTGACGGTTTGTTGGCTGATGGTGGTGTCGATATTATTGTCAACAACAGCGGCGGACCACCCCCCGGTACGGCAGAGAAAACCGAACGCGGGGTATGGCTTGCGAACTTCGAGGCGATGGCTGCCAATCTGTTCCATCTTAACACGAGGTTGTTGCCGATGATGAAAGAGCGCCGTTGGGGGCGCATCATCTCGATCACCTCGTCCGGGGTTGAACAGCCGATCCCCAATCTTGCGGTTTCCAACGGGGTGCGGGCGGCTGTCGTTGGCTGGTCCAAAACACTTGCGAACGAAGTTGCGAGTGACGGCATTACGGTAAATGTCGTGATGCCCGGCCGTATCCACACCCAGCGCGTTGATGAGTTGGATGGGGCCGCTGCCAAACGAACTGGCGCTGAAGTTGAGGAGGTTGCAGCCAAGTCTCGTGCGACGATCCCGGTCGGGCGCTACGGGAAACCCCAGGAATTTGCCGATGTGGTCACCTTTCTTGCATCGGAGCGGGCCGCATATGTGACTGGCTCACGCGTTAGAATTGATGGGGGTGCTATCAAATCGGTTTGA
- a CDS encoding dihydrodipicolinate synthase family protein — MTRLTTSAAGVFVIAVTPFHPDGRIDMESCDRMVDFYLDAGATGLTVLGMMGEAPKLTVDESRDVVARILARVNGRVPVVVGVSAPGFAQIAGLTKMVMDLGAAGVMIAPPGGLRTDDQIVTYYTQVAELIGDVPFVLQDFPLVTGVQMSNKVIARIVNDLPTCVCLKHEDWPGLEKITALRAEGVLNKRISILCGNGGLFLPEEMVRGADGAMTGFAYPEMMVNVVEHFAKGQAERGRDIFDAYLPLARFEQQPGLGLAIRKYTLAKRGIIAHDALRKPGAALSKQCRDEVDRLIARQEKRLEELG; from the coding sequence ATGACACGACTAACCACTTCTGCGGCGGGCGTTTTTGTGATTGCGGTAACCCCGTTTCATCCAGACGGACGCATCGACATGGAAAGCTGTGACCGGATGGTTGATTTCTATCTGGACGCGGGCGCGACAGGGTTGACCGTACTTGGCATGATGGGAGAGGCTCCGAAGCTGACGGTTGACGAATCCCGCGATGTTGTTGCGCGTATTCTGGCGCGCGTGAACGGCAGGGTTCCTGTGGTCGTTGGCGTATCGGCGCCCGGTTTCGCGCAGATTGCCGGGCTGACAAAGATGGTGATGGATCTTGGTGCCGCCGGCGTCATGATTGCGCCGCCCGGTGGGTTGCGCACGGATGATCAGATCGTGACCTATTACACCCAAGTCGCCGAGTTGATCGGCGATGTTCCCTTTGTATTGCAGGATTTCCCCTTGGTGACCGGCGTGCAGATGAGCAACAAGGTGATTGCCCGCATCGTGAATGACCTGCCGACATGCGTTTGCCTGAAACACGAAGACTGGCCGGGCTTGGAAAAGATTACGGCCCTGCGCGCTGAGGGTGTTTTGAACAAACGCATATCCATTTTATGCGGCAATGGCGGTTTGTTCCTGCCGGAAGAGATGGTGCGCGGTGCCGATGGTGCGATGACTGGATTTGCCTATCCCGAAATGATGGTGAATGTGGTCGAGCATTTCGCAAAGGGGCAGGCAGAGCGCGGGCGGGATATCTTTGATGCCTATCTGCCGCTTGCACGCTTTGAACAGCAGCCCGGGCTTGGGCTGGCAATTCGAAAATACACTTTGGCAAAACGTGGGATTATCGCCCATGACGCGCTGCGCAAACCCGGTGCAGCGCTTTCAAAACAGTGCCGCGACGAAGTTGATCGACTGATCGCGCGGCAAGAAAAACGCTTGGAGGAGCTTGGTTAA
- a CDS encoding aspartate/glutamate racemase family protein, translating into MTIYVVNPNSSQHVTDGISRAVDPMRSSSPVPIEARTLTEGPPGIESQAHVDGVVLPLLAHCAALESQASAFVVACYSDPGLAALREQSSRPVLGIAEASILTAMSLGQQFGIISILSKSVPRHMRYIGAMGVKDRLAADLPLELGVLELADETRTFERLKAVGTRLRDEAMANVVILGCAGMTNFRTDLEAYLGIPVVEPCQAATAMAIGRVALQKTR; encoded by the coding sequence ATGACAATCTATGTGGTGAACCCCAACAGCAGCCAGCATGTGACCGATGGCATCAGCCGCGCAGTAGACCCGATGCGCAGTAGCAGTCCCGTCCCCATCGAGGCGCGTACCCTGACCGAGGGGCCGCCCGGAATTGAAAGCCAAGCCCATGTGGACGGCGTTGTTCTGCCTCTTTTGGCGCATTGTGCCGCGCTTGAGAGCCAGGCAAGCGCCTTTGTCGTGGCGTGTTATTCTGACCCCGGCCTTGCGGCGCTGCGCGAACAGTCATCCCGCCCGGTGCTGGGCATTGCCGAGGCGTCGATTCTGACGGCCATGTCGCTTGGCCAGCAGTTCGGGATCATCTCGATTTTGTCCAAAAGCGTCCCGCGCCATATGCGCTATATCGGCGCGATGGGGGTGAAGGACCGGCTTGCCGCGGACCTCCCGTTAGAGCTGGGCGTGTTGGAACTTGCGGATGAAACCCGCACGTTTGAACGCCTCAAGGCCGTCGGCACGCGGTTGCGCGACGAGGCTATGGCGAATGTTGTGATCCTTGGATGTGCCGGAATGACGAATTTCCGCACGGACCTGGAAGCATACCTTGGAATTCCGGTGGTTGAACCGTGCCAAGCCGCAACTGCAATGGCGATCGGGCGGGTTGCTCTTCAAAAAACACGATAG
- a CDS encoding amidohydrolase family protein — translation MKVDTLLTGGTIVTMDAARNVIENGAVAVADGKIVAVGAAAAMLDQVQADHVIDCTGHILIPGLIDVHAHAGHGLIKSLGMHGGDRWEDICGEVYTQASPPKFWYAEARLAALERLRFGVTTGVSLLGGGDTIMRTDRPEYAAAHCRGVVEVGTRSVVAVGPTRAPHPRSYADWAQGQRHPYPVTFEQQFQTCKAIEGEWHNTHAGRIHIAMLYPVLRDEHERDMTSSDYADACAQSQAVRDHAYEKGLVFTQDGHWRGSIRRANALGLLGANTLLSHCIDLHEDEIALVAATGTKIAHNPSANASISGRCPATEMMAAGACVALGSDATAPDRSGDMFRHMQQAMHYHRRHFRDASVLPIGKVLEMCTIGGAQALGMADRVGSLEVGKQADIVTVDLRRAHLYPPNMALHRLVCFANGNDVTNVMVGGELVLQNGKAVRVDEDTILQDAADQAQLMITRIGAERDLALPQDFWGNEGARA, via the coding sequence ATGAAGGTCGACACGCTTTTAACCGGAGGGACCATCGTCACGATGGATGCCGCGCGCAATGTGATCGAAAATGGGGCCGTGGCGGTTGCTGATGGCAAAATCGTTGCGGTGGGCGCGGCGGCTGCAATGCTTGATCAGGTGCAGGCCGATCATGTCATTGATTGTACGGGCCATATTTTGATACCGGGACTTATTGATGTGCATGCACACGCAGGTCACGGGTTGATCAAGTCGTTGGGGATGCATGGCGGCGACCGTTGGGAAGATATTTGCGGCGAAGTTTACACCCAAGCCTCCCCGCCAAAGTTCTGGTATGCCGAGGCGCGGCTTGCGGCGCTTGAACGCCTGCGGTTCGGGGTGACAACAGGCGTGTCGCTGCTGGGCGGTGGTGATACGATCATGCGCACGGACCGGCCCGAATATGCCGCCGCGCATTGTCGCGGCGTGGTAGAGGTTGGCACGCGCAGCGTGGTTGCCGTTGGCCCGACACGCGCGCCGCATCCCCGCAGCTATGCCGATTGGGCGCAAGGTCAGCGCCACCCCTATCCTGTCACGTTCGAGCAGCAGTTTCAGACCTGCAAAGCGATTGAGGGCGAATGGCACAACACACATGCAGGCCGCATTCATATTGCGATGCTGTATCCCGTCTTGCGCGATGAGCATGAGCGCGACATGACCTCTTCGGATTATGCTGATGCTTGTGCGCAGTCGCAGGCGGTGCGCGATCATGCCTATGAGAAAGGCCTTGTGTTCACCCAGGACGGCCATTGGCGTGGCTCTATTCGGCGGGCAAATGCGCTTGGCCTGTTGGGCGCCAACACGCTGTTGTCGCATTGCATCGACCTGCATGAGGATGAAATCGCGCTGGTCGCCGCAACTGGTACCAAGATTGCCCATAACCCTTCGGCCAATGCCTCGATTTCCGGTCGTTGCCCCGCGACCGAGATGATGGCGGCGGGGGCCTGTGTGGCGCTTGGGTCTGATGCGACGGCGCCCGACCGGTCAGGGGATATGTTCCGGCATATGCAGCAGGCCATGCATTATCACCGCAGGCATTTCCGTGATGCCAGCGTGTTGCCCATCGGCAAAGTGCTGGAGATGTGTACCATCGGCGGGGCACAGGCGCTTGGGATGGCGGACCGTGTCGGCTCTCTGGAGGTTGGCAAGCAGGCCGACATTGTGACGGTCGATCTGCGCCGTGCGCATCTTTACCCGCCAAACATGGCGCTTCATCGTTTGGTTTGCTTTGCCAATGGCAATGACGTGACCAACGTCATGGTTGGGGGGGAGCTTGTGCTGCAAAATGGCAAAGCTGTGCGCGTCGATGAAGACACCATTTTGCAAGATGCCGCAGATCAGGCGCAGCTTATGATAACGCGTATCGGTGCGGAGCGCGACCTTGCATTGCCACAAGATTTTTGGGGAAATGAAGGAGCACGGGCATGA
- a CDS encoding ABC transporter substrate-binding protein, which yields MTIIAQARLGIHDPHDCTDANDELTVLHAIYDTLVRRVGQDYVPHLAQSWTVSDDARVWTFHLQAGVLFHDGTVCDAKAVARSLERMARQDKGYTLGAPAVWRQFLGDAGLNAVDTTTLIVTLAAPMADLLDVLEQGFIVSPAAFAALDAKDYTVQIGSGPYRLTSVMAEQITVTRVGAHFAGLPANATITWRLVPDGADRLALLQRGEVAVANALDFEGSRSLGQMRHTFLSPVAIIYLLNAAKGPLADSRVRRALSLAVDREAIVETVMAGAATPLRGFVSPNHFGAGQGSGANMDRALARQLLAEAGFADGLTLEVDCPTRLPDEAERLTAALGAQLAEVGIRLNVHIHAEREDYAHMVRRKEIRDMCVFDSSPMSTYRVLYEKIDSRVAGSWWQGYANPKVEALIDQGRVTTDRAARAGIWQQAYALLQDDPAWLTLYNPIRVIGLAGEHPDFAMPADGVIDVARLPLLEGSSA from the coding sequence ATGACCATTATCGCACAGGCCAGATTGGGAATTCACGATCCGCATGATTGTACCGATGCCAATGACGAGCTGACTGTTCTGCATGCCATCTATGACACGCTGGTGCGGCGTGTCGGGCAGGATTATGTACCGCATCTGGCACAAAGCTGGACTGTTTCCGATGATGCGCGGGTCTGGACGTTTCATTTGCAGGCCGGTGTTTTGTTCCATGATGGAACTGTTTGCGATGCAAAGGCCGTGGCGCGATCATTGGAGCGTATGGCGCGGCAGGATAAGGGTTATACGCTTGGGGCGCCTGCGGTCTGGCGGCAGTTTCTGGGCGATGCCGGGCTAAACGCCGTAGATACGACGACATTGATCGTCACGCTGGCGGCCCCGATGGCCGATCTTCTGGACGTTTTGGAACAGGGGTTTATCGTATCACCCGCAGCTTTTGCGGCGCTTGATGCCAAGGACTATACGGTGCAAATCGGGTCCGGGCCATATCGCCTGACGTCCGTCATGGCAGAGCAGATTACGGTTACACGGGTGGGCGCGCATTTCGCAGGCTTGCCTGCCAATGCGACGATCACATGGAGGCTTGTTCCCGATGGTGCGGACCGTTTGGCCTTGTTGCAACGTGGTGAGGTGGCGGTTGCCAATGCGCTGGATTTTGAGGGCTCGCGCAGTCTTGGCCAGATGCGGCATACGTTCTTGTCACCCGTTGCAATCATCTATTTGCTGAACGCGGCCAAAGGCCCGTTGGCCGACAGCCGCGTGCGGCGTGCGCTTAGCCTTGCCGTTGACCGCGAGGCGATTGTGGAAACGGTGATGGCAGGGGCCGCTACGCCGCTACGTGGCTTTGTCAGCCCCAACCATTTTGGCGCAGGGCAGGGCAGCGGTGCCAATATGGACCGCGCGCTGGCGCGGCAGTTGTTGGCCGAGGCCGGGTTCGCCGACGGCTTGACGTTGGAGGTGGATTGCCCGACGCGGCTGCCCGATGAGGCTGAACGTCTTACCGCCGCCTTGGGCGCGCAGCTGGCTGAGGTAGGCATCCGCCTGAACGTCCACATCCATGCTGAGCGCGAGGATTACGCCCATATGGTGCGGCGCAAGGAAATTCGCGACATGTGCGTCTTTGATTCTAGTCCGATGAGTACCTACCGCGTCCTTTATGAAAAGATCGACTCGCGTGTGGCGGGGTCATGGTGGCAAGGCTATGCAAACCCGAAGGTCGAGGCGCTGATCGACCAGGGCCGTGTGACCACCGACCGCGCGGCGCGGGCCGGGATTTGGCAGCAGGCCTATGCGCTTTTGCAAGATGATCCGGCCTGGCTGACGCTTTACAACCCGATCCGTGTTATCGGGCTGGCGGGGGAGCATCCAGATTTCGCGATGCCTGCAGACGGGGTGATCGATGTCGCGCGGCTTCCGCTTTTGGAGGGGTCAAGCGCATGA
- a CDS encoding ABC transporter ATP-binding protein, translating to MTNSLPPMLEVRDLKMHFAMDAGFLSSLGFGKAGAQRPVVRAVNGVSFKIARGEIMALVGESGCGKSTVAKTIARIYKPTAGEVRIDGEDVAGYGFADMLPVRAKMQMIFQDPYASLNPRQRVRDIVAEPLLEQTKTAEERKDVPARIAALLAKVGLNAEHAGRYPHQFSGGQRQRIGIARALSVTPGLIVADEPVSALDVSIQAQILNLMKDLRDEFGLAYLFISHDLSVVHHIADRVGVMYLGFMVENAPRDVLFAKPRHPYTRALLSAAPSIRPKRDVEEIVLSGEVPSALHLPSGCCFRTRCPFAWDRCASERPRLQDVGDGQTVACHLVDEPERDKA from the coding sequence ATGACCAATAGCCTTCCCCCTATGTTGGAAGTTCGCGATCTGAAAATGCATTTCGCCATGGACGCCGGATTTCTAAGTTCGCTTGGGTTCGGCAAAGCCGGTGCGCAGCGGCCGGTGGTGCGTGCTGTGAATGGCGTGAGCTTCAAGATCGCACGCGGTGAAATCATGGCATTGGTTGGCGAAAGCGGTTGCGGAAAATCGACTGTCGCCAAAACGATTGCCCGGATTTACAAGCCAACCGCCGGCGAGGTTCGTATTGATGGTGAGGATGTGGCGGGTTACGGTTTTGCCGACATGCTGCCCGTGCGCGCCAAGATGCAGATGATCTTTCAAGATCCCTATGCCTCTCTCAATCCGCGGCAACGGGTGCGCGACATTGTTGCCGAACCTTTGCTGGAACAGACAAAGACTGCCGAAGAGCGCAAGGATGTACCGGCGCGGATTGCGGCACTTTTGGCCAAGGTGGGCCTGAATGCCGAGCATGCAGGCCGCTATCCGCACCAGTTTTCGGGCGGTCAGCGCCAGCGTATCGGTATTGCGCGCGCGCTTTCTGTTACGCCCGGCTTGATCGTGGCGGATGAGCCGGTATCTGCGTTGGACGTATCCATTCAGGCGCAAATTCTGAACCTTATGAAGGATTTGCGCGACGAGTTTGGTCTCGCGTATCTGTTCATCAGCCATGATTTGTCGGTCGTGCATCACATCGCTGATCGGGTGGGCGTGATGTATCTGGGCTTTATGGTCGAAAATGCACCGCGTGACGTACTGTTTGCAAAGCCGCGCCATCCTTACACGCGCGCCCTGCTGTCGGCGGCGCCCAGCATTCGGCCAAAGCGCGATGTCGAAGAGATTGTGCTAAGTGGCGAGGTGCCTTCGGCCCTGCATTTGCCATCAGGCTGTTGTTTCAGAACGCGCTGCCCATTCGCATGGGACCGCTGCGCCAGCGAGCGCCCGAGGCTGCAAGACGTGGGCGATGGGCAAACGGTGGCTTGCCACCTTGTTGATGAGCCGGAAAGGGACAAGGCATGA
- a CDS encoding ABC transporter ATP-binding protein, with protein MTQKPLLAVRDLRTYFHTFSGVVKAVNGVSFEISAGEVMGLVGESGGGKSVVGFSILGLIDSPGKIEGGEILLDGLDLVTASEAALRKVRGREISMVFQDPMTSLNPLHTVGRQMDEVLRLHSDLDADARQQACIEMLESVGISHAAERLRAYPHQFSGGMRQRVVIAIALLARPRLIIADEPTTALDVTIQSQILKLMRQQIAEKGASMILITHDLAVVSEMADHITVLYCGNVVERGKTRDLIEAPSHPYTRGLIDSIPDTSNRHERLMQIPGSVPDIRNLPKGCNFRERCPRAQALCAEVEPVLTKQHTSLWAACHFPLKPGDPA; from the coding sequence ATGACACAAAAACCGTTGTTGGCAGTGCGTGATTTGCGGACATATTTTCATACATTTTCCGGCGTTGTGAAGGCCGTTAACGGCGTGAGTTTTGAGATCAGCGCAGGCGAGGTCATGGGCTTGGTCGGCGAAAGCGGTGGCGGCAAGTCGGTTGTCGGCTTTTCTATCCTCGGGTTGATCGACAGCCCCGGCAAGATCGAGGGCGGCGAGATTTTGCTGGATGGGCTGGACCTTGTGACCGCAAGCGAGGCCGCGTTACGCAAGGTGCGCGGGCGTGAAATCTCGATGGTTTTCCAGGACCCGATGACATCGCTGAACCCGCTGCACACTGTTGGGCGGCAAATGGATGAAGTGCTTCGGTTGCACTCTGATCTGGATGCAGATGCGCGCCAGCAGGCCTGCATCGAGATGCTGGAAAGCGTTGGCATCAGCCATGCGGCGGAACGGTTGCGGGCCTATCCACATCAATTTTCGGGCGGTATGCGCCAGCGTGTCGTGATCGCGATTGCGCTGTTGGCGCGGCCTCGGCTGATCATCGCGGATGAGCCGACGACAGCGCTGGATGTTACGATCCAAAGCCAGATCTTGAAACTGATGCGCCAGCAGATTGCCGAAAAAGGCGCGTCGATGATCCTGATTACCCATGATCTTGCCGTGGTGTCCGAGATGGCGGACCATATCACGGTGCTGTACTGTGGGAACGTGGTTGAGCGTGGCAAAACACGGGATCTGATAGAGGCCCCGTCGCATCCTTATACGCGTGGGTTGATCGACAGCATCCCCGATACGTCCAACCGGCATGAACGGCTGATGCAAATACCCGGCTCTGTGCCAGACATCCGGAACTTGCCCAAGGGCTGCAACTTCCGCGAACGCTGCCCGCGGGCGCAAGCCCTCTGCGCCGAGGTCGAACCGGTGTTGACCAAACAACATACGTCCCTGTGGGCGGCCTGTCATTTCCCCCTGAAGCCGGGAGACCCCGCATGA
- a CDS encoding ABC transporter permease, which yields MMTGFFKSEFFHNYKHSASAIIGSALMIGFAFAVIFGPFLVDQNPYDIASLDLMDSYKPPMWLDGGDPRFILGTDGQGRDVWASILYGARISVFIGLVAMIASCIIGTLLGLLAGFYGGIVDSVIMRIADIQLSFPSILIALFLMSAVGTGVDKVLIALTAVGWVVYARTVRGSTLSEIEKEYVQAAKVAGLPNRKIIRKHVLPNVLTPLIVIATIQVGTFVLIEASLSFLGVGVPITQPSLGLLIKNGFDVLFSGLWWTSVFPGVAIMMLVFGINLFGDFLRDELNPRLK from the coding sequence ATGATGACAGGTTTCTTCAAGTCAGAGTTTTTTCACAACTACAAGCACAGCGCATCTGCGATCATTGGCAGCGCTTTGATGATAGGTTTCGCGTTTGCCGTGATTTTCGGGCCGTTTTTGGTTGATCAGAATCCATATGACATCGCCTCGCTTGATCTTATGGACAGTTACAAACCGCCAATGTGGCTTGATGGCGGCGACCCGCGTTTTATTCTTGGGACAGACGGGCAGGGCAGGGATGTCTGGGCGTCGATCCTTTACGGTGCGCGCATTTCGGTCTTCATCGGTTTGGTCGCTATGATTGCCTCGTGCATCATTGGCACGCTTTTGGGGCTTCTTGCGGGGTTCTATGGCGGGATTGTCGATTCCGTCATCATGCGGATTGCCGATATTCAATTGTCGTTCCCGTCCATCCTGATCGCGCTGTTTTTGATGTCGGCGGTTGGAACGGGCGTGGATAAGGTGCTGATCGCACTGACAGCGGTTGGCTGGGTTGTTTACGCACGAACCGTGCGCGGATCCACCCTGTCCGAGATTGAAAAAGAATATGTGCAAGCTGCCAAAGTTGCGGGCCTGCCTAATCGCAAGATCATTCGCAAACACGTGTTGCCGAATGTGCTGACCCCGCTGATCGTGATCGCGACCATCCAAGTTGGCACATTTGTCCTGATCGAGGCTTCGTTGAGCTTTCTGGGCGTGGGCGTGCCGATCACCCAGCCGTCACTTGGGTTGCTGATCAAGAACGGGTTTGACGTTTTGTTCAGCGGCTTGTGGTGGACATCGGTCTTTCCGGGAGTGGCGATCATGATGCTGGTCTTTGGCATCAACCTGTTTGGTGACTTTCTGCGCGATGAATTAAACCCGAGGCTGAAATGA
- a CDS encoding ABC transporter permease, which yields MFGYLLRRLMQMTFVLWVVSVIVFLMMSFTGDPVFMIVPIDATDSEIAQARRLLGLDHSLAVQYWRFLTSLLQGDFGYSYVFRQPAMTLILERLPATVEMVLVAMVMAIAVAIPLGVYAGANPDGRVSRVIMAGSLLGISLPGFWVGMVLIYLFAVHWGIFPSSGRGDTAELFGLRISLLTWDGWHHIILPAVTLSLGTMAILLRMTRAGMMEVGRQDFMKFARAKGVSRRDVLYQHGLKNALIPVVTIFGLQLGDLIAFATITETIFSWPGMGKLLIDSIYRADRPVIVVYLMLVALIFVVINFLVDIVYTLIDPRITLK from the coding sequence ATGTTCGGATATCTCTTAAGGCGATTGATGCAGATGACGTTTGTCCTCTGGGTCGTATCAGTCATTGTCTTTCTGATGATGAGCTTTACCGGCGATCCCGTGTTCATGATCGTCCCCATTGACGCAACTGATTCCGAGATCGCTCAGGCCCGCCGCCTGCTTGGTCTGGATCACTCCTTGGCGGTGCAATACTGGCGTTTCCTGACAAGTCTGCTGCAGGGCGATTTCGGCTACTCTTACGTCTTCCGCCAGCCCGCGATGACCTTGATCCTTGAACGCCTGCCTGCAACCGTTGAGATGGTCCTTGTTGCCATGGTGATGGCGATTGCAGTCGCGATCCCGCTGGGTGTTTATGCCGGTGCAAACCCGGATGGCCGGGTAAGCCGCGTTATCATGGCGGGCTCCCTTTTGGGGATATCCCTGCCGGGGTTCTGGGTCGGCATGGTACTGATCTATCTGTTCGCTGTGCATTGGGGCATTTTCCCATCCTCGGGGCGGGGCGACACGGCAGAGCTTTTCGGTCTGCGCATCAGCTTGCTAACCTGGGACGGCTGGCACCACATTATCTTGCCTGCGGTTACGCTGTCGCTGGGAACAATGGCGATCCTGCTGCGTATGACCCGTGCCGGCATGATGGAGGTTGGCCGACAGGACTTCATGAAGTTTGCACGCGCTAAAGGGGTGTCACGCCGCGATGTATTGTACCAGCACGGGTTGAAAAATGCCCTGATCCCGGTGGTGACCATTTTTGGATTGCAGCTTGGGGATCTGATCGCCTTCGCCACTATCACCGAGACGATCTTTTCCTGGCCGGGTATGGGCAAGTTGTTGATCGATTCCATTTATCGCGCTGATCGCCCGGTGATCGTTGTCTACCTGATGTTGGTGGCGCTGATTTTTGTCGTGATCAATTTCCTTGTCGACATCGTCTATACGTTGATCGACCCGCGCATCACGTTGAAATGA
- a CDS encoding ABC transporter substrate-binding protein → MKYLSQTSLGLGALGVALLATTALPAFAQEKSVTIGLTSDPSHLYPLAGEELSSNIMYYHLYDPLVKRGPDLSFDPGLAESWENVDETTWLFKLRPGVTFHNGNAFTASDVVFTIEKARASIRPDLVANIAEVRAVDDLTVEIKTPKPYAVLPNDLAEILILDEEYTTATGDEKMDLMPMGTGPYMLGEWIKEEKLTLNAFDNYWAGAAGIKNVTFRPITNPATRTAALLTGEVDVIQDLAVRDVDRVERESGFTVITRPSLLNIVLAMDMREKSPTIEGKNPMMDQRVREAIARAVDVEAIDKIVMNGLATPSEQFVPSSHIGYVDGMSFREMYPVDIEKAKALMAEAGYPDGFTMTLDATNNRYVNDAQIAQALASMLAKINVTLVLNIMPKSSFWGYIRVPTEQSSFIMSGWDVPSGDAGSMYGALFYTRDTKDGYGQVNRGSYSNPEMDALVDKADSSADVNERDAYLQEATKILMADIPMIPVHYEQDIYAVRDGITLSPRVDKFLSAYEMDVD, encoded by the coding sequence ATGAAATATCTATCTCAGACTTCGCTCGGTCTTGGTGCGCTGGGTGTGGCCTTGCTTGCCACGACAGCCTTGCCCGCTTTTGCGCAGGAAAAGTCCGTCACGATCGGATTGACCTCCGACCCAAGCCACCTTTACCCGTTGGCGGGTGAGGAATTGTCCTCCAATATCATGTACTATCACCTTTATGACCCGCTGGTGAAGCGCGGCCCTGATCTGTCTTTTGATCCGGGCCTTGCCGAAAGCTGGGAAAATGTTGACGAGACGACGTGGCTTTTTAAGCTGCGCCCGGGCGTTACTTTCCACAATGGCAACGCATTTACCGCATCAGACGTGGTGTTCACCATTGAAAAGGCGCGTGCTTCTATCCGCCCTGATCTGGTCGCCAATATTGCCGAGGTCCGCGCGGTCGATGACCTGACCGTCGAAATCAAAACGCCGAAGCCCTATGCCGTATTGCCCAACGACCTGGCCGAAATCCTGATCCTGGATGAGGAATATACGACCGCAACCGGCGATGAGAAAATGGACCTGATGCCGATGGGCACGGGGCCTTATATGCTGGGTGAATGGATCAAAGAAGAGAAGCTGACCCTTAACGCATTCGACAATTATTGGGCCGGTGCGGCAGGCATTAAAAACGTAACCTTCCGGCCGATCACGAACCCTGCAACCCGTACCGCGGCATTGCTGACGGGTGAGGTTGACGTGATCCAGGATCTCGCCGTGCGTGACGTGGACCGGGTAGAACGGGAATCCGGGTTCACGGTGATCACACGCCCCAGCCTGTTGAACATCGTGCTTGCGATGGACATGCGGGAAAAGTCGCCAACCATTGAGGGCAAGAACCCGATGATGGACCAGCGCGTGAGGGAAGCTATTGCACGGGCGGTGGATGTAGAGGCGATTGACAAGATCGTTATGAATGGCTTGGCAACGCCAAGTGAACAATTCGTTCCGTCGTCCCATATCGGCTATGTCGATGGCATGAGCTTCCGTGAGATGTATCCGGTAGATATTGAGAAAGCCAAGGCGCTGATGGCCGAGGCGGGATATCCGGATGGCTTTACGATGACGCTGGATGCGACCAACAACCGTTACGTGAATGATGCGCAAATCGCGCAGGCGCTCGCGTCGATGCTGGCCAAGATCAATGTGACGCTTGTCTTGAACATCATGCCGAAATCCAGCTTTTGGGGCTATATTCGCGTCCCGACCGAGCAATCCAGCTTTATCATGAGCGGTTGGGATGTTCCCTCGGGCGATGCGGGATCCATGTATGGGGCGTTGTTCTATACGCGTGATACCAAGGATGGCTACGGTCAGGTGAACCGCGGCTCCTATTCCAACCCTGAAATGGATGCGCTGGTCGACAAAGCGGACTCCTCTGCGGATGTCAATGAGCGCGACGCTTATCTGCAAGAGGCGACCAAAATCCTGATGGCCGATATTCCGATGATCCCGGTTCACTATGAACAGGACATCTATGCCGTTCGGGATGGCATCACCCTCTCGCCGCGCGTGGATAAGTTCCTGTCGGCCTATGAGATGGACGTCGACTAG